The segment ATCTCTACATCGACTGGAAAGATCACTCCATGCCCGAAACACCCAATGCTGAAACAGCCAAGAAGATTCAAGACGCTATCATGACTCGTGACCTTTTTCTGTTTCTAGCCACGGCAAACTCAAAGGCCTCTCGTTGGTGCCCTTGGGAAATAGGATATGCGGATTCGAGCCGTCGCAGGATATTCATTCTCCCGACAAGCGACGGCGCAGGTACGTATGGAAATGAGTATCTGCAACTCTATGCAAAGGTTGACATGGGCTCATACGATTCGCGATCTGGGCTTGCTGTCTTCAAGGCGGGCGCGACAAACGGCGAATGGCTTTCAACAACATCATTATAACAGGAGGTGCTTATGGACAAAGATGTGCTTCACAAGGAAATCGACTTGATTCAATCATGCATTTCAAGGATGGCGAACAACTCATTCTTGCTGAAAGGATGGGCTGTTTCCATCATTGCTGTAATTTTGGCCTTGGCAGACAAAGCCCTGAATCCGGCACTTCTCAGCGCGGTCGTACTGATACCTCTCGTAAGCTTCTGGTATCTAGATGCCTTCTTTCTGCGAACTGAACGAATGTACCGCAAGATGTATGAGTGGGTTATCGAGAAGCGTAGCGCGAATGACAACAGCCTGCTATATGATCTGAACCCGCATCGATTTGCAGATGCTGTTGACTCTACCAGAAAAACGATGTGGTCGATTACACTCCGCTGGTTCTACGGGATACCTACTGTAATTACGCTCGCGGTGATTGTTGCACGAATCTTTCTGAAATGTGGAGGTGCTGTAGCATGACGACACGACGTCCATCGGTGTTTTATAGTTTCCACTTTGATAACGATGTCTTTCGAGTTCAACAAATCCGCAACATTGGTGTCATTGACGGCAATGAACCGGTCTCCAAGAATGACTGGGAACAAGCACGCAGAACGCCTGGTGGTATTGAACGATGGATAGACAATGCCATGAAGTACAGGACCCATGTTGTGGTACTCATCGGATCCGAAACATATCTCCGACCATGGGTTCGACATGAGATCGCCAAGGGCTGGGATACTGGCAAGGGGGTTGTTGGTATCTATATCCACAACTTGAAAGACCCTCGAACATCCAACAACTCTCCCTATTATGGAAAGTGTGCTCAAGGCCAAAACC is part of the bacterium genome and harbors:
- a CDS encoding toll/interleukin-1 receptor domain-containing protein; the encoded protein is MQKSASLGKAKSAFLCHSHKDETLVKGLIALFQEAGIDLYIDWKDHSMPETPNAETAKKIQDAIMTRDLFLFLATANSKASRWCPWEIGYADSSRRRIFILPTSDGAGTYGNEYLQLYAKVDMGSYDSRSGLAVFKAGATNGEWLSTTSL
- a CDS encoding TIR domain-containing protein, which translates into the protein MTTRRPSVFYSFHFDNDVFRVQQIRNIGVIDGNEPVSKNDWEQARRTPGGIERWIDNAMKYRTHVVVLIGSETYLRPWVRHEIAKGWDTGKGVVGIYIHNLKDPRTSNNSPYYGKCAQGQNPFSQVSLQNGSTIAQYVPCFSPNPTDAYNDIARNITFWINKAVRRS